From Acinetobacter suaedae, one genomic window encodes:
- a CDS encoding NUDIX hydrolase — translation MKIITVAAAVIVNQQNQLLVVRKQNTHSFMQVGGKLEINEAPEITIQREILEEIGCECEIQQFVGKFETAAANEPDHRLVSYLYMVELKQKPKIAAEIAEMKWVDLNDQVTLLAPLTKEVVIPWMLKQQMTGVSP, via the coding sequence TTGAAAATTATAACGGTTGCAGCGGCGGTCATCGTAAATCAACAAAATCAACTTTTAGTGGTGCGAAAACAGAATACGCACTCATTTATGCAGGTCGGTGGTAAATTGGAAATCAATGAGGCACCTGAAATTACGATTCAACGTGAAATCTTGGAAGAGATTGGTTGTGAGTGTGAGATTCAGCAATTTGTTGGAAAGTTTGAGACGGCTGCTGCCAATGAGCCTGATCATCGATTGGTTAGTTATCTTTATATGGTTGAATTAAAACAGAAGCCAAAGATCGCAGCTGAAATTGCAGAAATGAAATGGGTCGATCTAAATGATCAAGTTACTTTACTCGCCCCTTTAACCAAAGAGGTGGTGATTCCGTGGATGCTTAAGCAACAGATGACAGGGGTGAGTCCTTAA
- a CDS encoding ComF family protein produces MFKLLSNQALRFLDHFTACDLCEIGAKQYFGVCKNCWDDMPWLKQTIERNQQQVFVACHYQYPINRIIQQFKYEQKLHHQRLLSGILQQVRLPKVQAIVPMPISTDRLVERGFNQSLLLAQGLAQTFNIPVWQPVRRLAQHSQKGLSRLERLDNIEHQFIAHPPNKIRYRKVLIVDDVITTGSSIDALSQSLRQLGCQQIYAVCLAAGGVKDSPLSSVA; encoded by the coding sequence ATGTTTAAGTTACTCAGCAACCAAGCCTTGCGATTCCTTGACCATTTCACTGCATGTGATTTATGTGAAATAGGAGCCAAACAATACTTTGGCGTATGCAAAAATTGTTGGGATGATATGCCTTGGCTGAAACAAACAATTGAACGCAATCAACAACAGGTCTTTGTTGCCTGCCATTATCAATATCCCATCAATCGCATTATTCAACAATTTAAATATGAGCAGAAGCTACATCACCAGCGATTACTCAGTGGCATATTACAACAAGTTAGACTTCCTAAAGTTCAAGCCATTGTTCCTATGCCAATTTCAACCGATCGTTTAGTCGAACGAGGCTTTAATCAATCTTTATTATTGGCTCAAGGCTTAGCACAAACGTTCAATATTCCAGTTTGGCAACCTGTTCGACGTTTAGCTCAACATTCCCAGAAAGGCTTATCACGCCTAGAACGCTTGGATAACATTGAACATCAGTTTATTGCCCATCCACCCAATAAAATCCGTTATCGAAAAGTGTTAATTGTTGATGATGTCATTACCACTGGCAGCTCGATTGATGCATTATCTCAAAGCTTACGTCAATTGGGCTGCCAACAGATCTATGCTGTTTGTCTTGCTGCTGGTGGGGTTAAGGACTCACCCCTGTCATCTGTTGCTTAA
- the recG gene encoding ATP-dependent DNA helicase RecG: protein MTSVQQLQGVGAAAATLLEKLHIFSTDDLLFHLPRDYEDRSTIIPMNQLMVGRSYLLEGEVRSVDFPPGKKKSLAALLQDDFGKVTLRFYHIYKGLTDRIQVGNRLRIFGEVRVGARGLELYHPEIQVILQHTPLPKTQLTAIYPSTEGLTQPKLREYVRQALAHHSDDLAELLPRKYSNGYELKQALHYIHEPPIDANMVQLNQGSHPAQQRLIFEELVAHQISLLTRRAYIRQIAAPQFTSSKVLAKQLLEALPFQMTNAQKRVSKEILQDLKQQQPMLRLVQGDVGAGKTLVAAIAACHALEAEWQVALMAPTEILAEQHYLNFKRWFEPLGIDVAWLSGKQKGKARTQAEQHIREGHSQLIVGTHALFQDNVAFSKLGLVIIDEQHRFGVDQRLALRNKGADQFTPHQLVMTATPIPRTLAMSAYGDLDTSVIDELPPGRTPIQTVTIPLDRREEVLQRIAQNCREGKQAYWVCTLVEQSETLDAQAAEATYQEIKERFPDLNVGLVHGKMKADEKQAVMQAFKDNQSQLLIATTVIEVGVDVPNASIMVIENAERLGLSQLHQLRGRVGRGATASFCALLYKTPLSQNGQERLSILRESNDGFVIAEKDLEIRGPGELLGTKQTGDMGFRVARLERDDHLLTQAHYVAEQILKDYPQHAEGLLKRWLPEAPRYAYV from the coding sequence ATGACTTCAGTCCAGCAGTTACAAGGCGTTGGTGCAGCCGCAGCGACCTTATTAGAAAAGCTTCATATTTTTAGCACGGATGATTTGTTGTTTCATCTGCCACGTGATTATGAAGATCGTAGCACTATTATTCCGATGAATCAGCTTATGGTCGGGCGAAGTTACTTGCTAGAAGGCGAAGTGCGTTCCGTCGATTTCCCTCCTGGAAAAAAGAAATCCCTTGCTGCATTACTACAAGATGATTTTGGCAAAGTCACTTTGCGTTTTTATCATATCTATAAAGGCTTAACTGATCGTATTCAGGTGGGAAATCGATTACGCATATTTGGTGAAGTTAGAGTAGGTGCACGAGGGCTTGAACTTTATCATCCCGAGATACAAGTGATTCTACAGCACACGCCTTTGCCTAAAACACAACTGACAGCGATCTATCCGAGCACTGAAGGGCTCACGCAACCCAAATTACGAGAATATGTACGGCAGGCTTTAGCTCACCATAGTGATGATTTAGCAGAGCTACTGCCACGCAAATACAGCAATGGTTATGAATTAAAACAAGCACTGCACTATATCCATGAGCCACCAATTGATGCCAATATGGTTCAACTCAATCAAGGTTCTCATCCTGCACAACAACGTTTGATTTTTGAAGAGTTGGTTGCGCATCAGATTAGCCTATTAACTCGTCGCGCCTATATCCGTCAGATTGCTGCTCCCCAATTTACCAGCAGTAAAGTTTTAGCCAAACAGCTCTTAGAAGCGTTGCCGTTTCAGATGACCAATGCCCAAAAGCGCGTATCCAAAGAAATCTTGCAAGATCTAAAACAACAGCAACCCATGTTGCGGTTGGTTCAAGGTGATGTTGGTGCAGGTAAAACACTTGTCGCAGCCATCGCTGCGTGTCATGCACTTGAAGCAGAGTGGCAAGTCGCACTCATGGCACCGACTGAAATTTTAGCAGAACAGCATTATTTGAATTTTAAACGCTGGTTTGAACCATTGGGTATCGATGTCGCATGGTTGTCTGGTAAACAAAAAGGCAAAGCTCGCACCCAAGCAGAACAGCACATTAGAGAAGGCCATTCACAACTGATCGTCGGGACACATGCTTTATTCCAAGACAATGTTGCATTTTCTAAGCTTGGTTTGGTGATTATTGATGAACAACATCGTTTTGGTGTTGACCAACGCCTTGCCTTACGCAATAAAGGTGCGGATCAATTTACACCACACCAACTCGTCATGACTGCGACCCCCATTCCCCGCACCTTAGCTATGAGTGCATACGGTGATTTAGATACCTCAGTGATTGATGAACTCCCACCAGGACGTACACCCATTCAAACCGTAACCATTCCGCTCGATCGTCGTGAAGAAGTACTACAGCGAATTGCCCAAAATTGTCGTGAAGGTAAACAAGCCTATTGGGTCTGTACCTTAGTTGAACAATCTGAAACACTTGATGCTCAAGCTGCGGAAGCCACCTATCAAGAAATTAAAGAACGTTTCCCTGATCTAAATGTCGGACTTGTACATGGCAAAATGAAAGCCGATGAGAAACAAGCTGTTATGCAAGCCTTTAAAGATAATCAATCACAACTGTTGATTGCCACCACAGTCATTGAAGTAGGTGTGGATGTTCCTAATGCTTCAATTATGGTGATTGAAAATGCAGAACGTTTAGGCCTTTCCCAATTACATCAACTTCGAGGACGTGTGGGACGAGGCGCGACTGCGAGTTTCTGTGCGCTGCTTTATAAAACACCATTATCGCAAAATGGTCAGGAACGACTCTCCATCTTACGAGAAAGTAATGATGGCTTCGTGATTGCAGAAAAAGATCTAGAAATTCGTGGACCAGGTGAGTTGCTTGGAACTAAACAAACTGGAGATATGGGTTTCCGTGTGGCACGTCTAGAACGAGATGATCATTTACTGACACAAGCACATTATGTTGCAGAACAAATTCTGAAAGACTATCCGCAACATGCAGAAGGTCTATTAAAACGTTGGTTACCTGAAGCACCAAGATATGCCTATGTTTAA
- a CDS encoding NAD-dependent epimerase/dehydratase family protein translates to MHILFIGYGKTSQRVAKHLFERGHHISTISRTPKTDCYATHYTQDIHCLDLTVLAPIDVVYVILAPSQSGIEAYQHTYVDSIRPIVQALASHPVKRIVIVSSTRVYGQNAGERIDDESEIQPVDEQGHLLRKMELLWQSYYPHQSIIVRPTGIYGISIERLKRLAEQTFNYPTVHFSNRIHIDDLARFLALLVDLPEVETSYIVSNNQPLPMHEILQWFQQQLHLPLLQLLTEQQTGKRIYATRLMQTSFKFDHLICFNDYAAALSAHANAEKLD, encoded by the coding sequence ATGCATATTTTATTTATTGGTTATGGTAAAACATCTCAGCGTGTTGCTAAACACTTATTTGAGCGTGGTCACCACATTAGCACAATTAGTCGCACGCCGAAAACAGATTGTTACGCGACGCATTATACTCAAGATATTCATTGTTTGGATTTGACTGTCCTGGCACCAATTGATGTGGTTTATGTGATTTTAGCTCCGTCTCAAAGTGGTATAGAAGCATATCAACATACTTATGTGGATAGCATTCGACCGATTGTACAAGCGCTGGCCTCGCATCCTGTAAAACGTATCGTGATTGTATCTTCAACACGTGTCTATGGTCAGAATGCAGGGGAGCGTATTGATGATGAATCTGAAATACAACCAGTCGATGAGCAAGGGCACTTATTACGTAAGATGGAGTTACTCTGGCAGTCTTATTATCCACATCAAAGTATTATTGTCAGGCCAACTGGAATTTATGGCATCTCGATTGAACGACTAAAGCGTTTAGCTGAGCAGACGTTTAACTATCCAACTGTACATTTTAGTAATCGTATTCATATTGATGACTTGGCTAGATTTCTAGCTTTATTGGTAGACTTGCCCGAAGTTGAGACTAGTTATATTGTGTCTAATAATCAGCCATTACCAATGCATGAAATTTTGCAATGGTTTCAACAGCAGTTGCATTTACCTCTTCTTCAGCTCTTGACTGAACAACAAACGGGTAAGCGAATTTATGCGACGAGATTAATGCAAACAAGTTTTAAATTTGATCATCTGATTTGCTTTAATGACTACGCAGCAGCATTATCGGCACATGCGAACGCTGAAAAATTAGACTAA
- a CDS encoding putative solute-binding protein → MKKIICSMLLSLMTTMSWASEQTWCVFDPLSTQGDISRRLQDVRLHAMQSKVQLKFKTFKNEQEAIKAFDQKECSGLVASNFSTYRYNRFMGSTGAIGLIPNNRTARVFLQLLTNVNVEKRMRDTEYEAVGMIPIGTVYMIMNTQKIHKVSQLRNKSIGILVDNPPQLALAQSVGAKPTYVDFSNAIDLFKQKKVDILAAPAYGILPYNLKQEFGEATQVVNFPIAYFAVNIVIRPQAYPAGFGHSIRSWFVKNSHVLAAQAMQWENHLPAYYWADISSYEKQGYDALVSRIRNRYVASGYYDAYLVELIRRLRCLDDPKYIACRK, encoded by the coding sequence ATGAAAAAAATAATTTGTTCGATGTTACTTAGTTTAATGACAACAATGAGCTGGGCTAGCGAACAGACATGGTGTGTATTTGACCCTTTGAGTACTCAAGGTGATATTAGCCGTCGTTTACAAGATGTACGTTTACATGCGATGCAAAGCAAAGTGCAATTGAAATTTAAAACATTTAAAAATGAACAAGAAGCGATAAAAGCATTTGATCAAAAAGAATGTTCAGGCTTGGTTGCCTCAAATTTTAGCACGTATCGATATAATCGATTTATGGGCAGTACGGGAGCAATTGGCCTAATTCCGAATAATCGTACCGCACGTGTATTTTTACAGCTGTTGACGAATGTAAACGTTGAAAAACGTATGCGTGATACTGAGTATGAGGCTGTTGGGATGATTCCTATAGGCACAGTCTATATGATTATGAATACTCAAAAAATACATAAAGTTTCGCAGCTTAGAAATAAAAGTATTGGAATTTTAGTAGATAATCCGCCGCAATTAGCATTGGCACAAAGTGTAGGAGCAAAACCCACTTATGTGGATTTCTCAAATGCGATTGATTTATTTAAGCAAAAGAAAGTCGATATTTTGGCTGCACCTGCTTATGGCATTCTACCGTATAACTTGAAACAAGAATTTGGAGAAGCGACACAGGTCGTCAATTTTCCTATCGCATATTTTGCGGTCAATATTGTGATTCGACCACAAGCGTATCCAGCAGGATTTGGTCATTCTATTCGCTCATGGTTTGTAAAAAATAGCCATGTGTTAGCTGCTCAAGCGATGCAATGGGAAAATCACCTGCCTGCTTATTATTGGGCGGATATCTCAAGTTACGAAAAGCAGGGATATGATGCGTTAGTTTCTAGAATTCGCAATCGTTATGTTGCATCAGGATATTATGATGCTTATTTGGTGGAACTTATTAGAAGATTACGATGCCTAGATGATCCAAAATATATAGCTTGTAGAAAATAA
- the plsB gene encoding glycerol-3-phosphate 1-O-acyltransferase PlsB — protein sequence MSKTGFGQMYRQLSSKLLDLVVTPHILGEVPVESTTEPSSADTKKVVCYVLQNYSHSNALVVDGETRRLQLKPALDPLSFGDYQEKNSVLFLHQNDNIFFNTQTFPPRLLQLIEALEKNTDVDVQLVPVTVLWGRAPDKEDSWFKLLFSDTWATPSTVKQLVNIGLHGRQSYLEFHEPQSLRELVEYAKTNHPNISPATYIASSLDTYLDQQREVVLGPDLSDRRNVMQSVIKAPDVQDAIRRESIQHKISMLEAERRAIGYVNEIVSDYSASAVRFADMALTRLWTQLYDGVEVHNFSTVRELAKDYEIIYTPCHRSHIDYLLLSYVIFKRGLMIPYIAAGDNLNLPFVGQLLRGGGAFFIRRSFRGNALYTSVFKEYLYSILSRNTPIEYFIEGGRSRTGRLLPPKTGMLAMTVHGHLRGRAKPIAFVPTYIGYERLMEGSTYVGEMQGKPKEAESIFGILKSLRKIERIFGKVHVNFGEPVFLDDVLKQHNADQIQIEKNDAPAPIEISRVVSDSANRILENINRAVVINPVSLLSLILLATPKHTLDEEICAKQLDIYRDLATKQPYDQRTQVTSLSGKEIIEYGLKLKLIKRVQHVLGDIIAIEDNQAVLLTYFRNNILHAFVLPSLVASLVEHNGKIHKTDLSNVIRTLYPFLKAELFMKWQSSELQQQIDAYIDALSEIGLIFQDHDSNLFSPTPNSEEHQKLLTLAMPVKQSLERYYMTLALITQRGSGNISTKQVEELSHLLGQRLSVLYEFNSPEFFDKSLFQSFIKVLTQQNYIRNNEQGFIEYDDNFSEMAAGAQLVLDETTLQMLQHITTFSDEELAAALEAMASQQAKRRLKRKKA from the coding sequence ATGTCCAAGACTGGATTTGGTCAAATGTATCGCCAACTTTCGAGTAAGTTACTTGACCTTGTGGTAACACCACATATTCTTGGTGAAGTTCCTGTAGAGTCCACCACAGAACCGAGCTCAGCTGATACTAAAAAAGTTGTGTGCTATGTTTTACAAAACTATTCTCATAGTAATGCTCTGGTGGTCGATGGTGAAACCCGTCGCCTTCAACTCAAACCAGCCTTAGATCCATTAAGTTTTGGTGACTATCAAGAAAAAAATTCAGTACTTTTTTTACATCAAAATGATAATATTTTCTTTAACACACAAACCTTTCCACCCCGTCTTTTACAACTCATTGAAGCACTCGAAAAAAATACTGACGTAGATGTACAATTAGTTCCTGTGACTGTACTTTGGGGACGCGCACCCGACAAAGAAGATTCTTGGTTTAAACTTCTATTTTCAGATACTTGGGCAACACCAAGCACAGTAAAACAATTGGTAAATATTGGCTTACATGGTCGCCAATCTTATCTAGAATTCCACGAGCCACAATCACTACGAGAATTAGTCGAATACGCTAAAACGAATCATCCTAATATTTCGCCTGCAACATATATTGCAAGCTCTTTGGATACCTATCTAGATCAGCAACGCGAAGTGGTACTCGGTCCCGATTTATCCGATCGCCGTAACGTGATGCAGTCAGTCATTAAAGCACCTGATGTACAAGATGCGATTCGCCGTGAAAGTATTCAACATAAAATCAGTATGCTCGAAGCTGAGCGACGTGCGATTGGTTATGTCAATGAAATTGTGTCGGACTATTCTGCCTCAGCAGTACGCTTCGCCGATATGGCATTAACACGTTTATGGACACAGCTTTATGATGGCGTTGAAGTTCATAACTTTAGTACCGTACGTGAACTCGCCAAAGATTATGAAATTATTTACACCCCATGTCATCGCAGCCATATTGACTATTTATTATTATCTTACGTGATTTTCAAACGTGGCCTGATGATTCCTTACATTGCAGCGGGTGATAACCTCAATCTACCGTTTGTCGGTCAATTATTACGTGGTGGTGGTGCTTTCTTTATCCGTCGCTCTTTCCGCGGCAATGCACTATACACTTCTGTGTTTAAAGAATATTTATACAGCATTTTATCTCGAAACACCCCAATCGAGTACTTTATTGAAGGTGGGCGTTCACGTACAGGCCGCTTATTGCCACCAAAAACAGGAATGTTGGCAATGACTGTACACGGACATTTACGTGGTCGTGCCAAACCAATTGCCTTTGTTCCAACCTATATCGGTTATGAACGTTTAATGGAAGGCTCAACCTATGTTGGTGAAATGCAAGGTAAGCCTAAAGAAGCTGAATCCATTTTTGGTATTCTCAAGTCATTGCGAAAAATTGAACGTATCTTTGGTAAGGTACATGTGAACTTCGGTGAACCTGTATTCTTAGATGATGTATTAAAACAGCATAATGCAGACCAGATCCAAATTGAAAAGAACGATGCGCCAGCACCAATTGAAATTTCTCGTGTTGTTTCTGATTCAGCCAACCGTATCTTAGAAAACATCAACCGAGCAGTGGTCATCAATCCAGTTTCGCTTTTATCTTTGATTTTATTAGCAACACCAAAACATACTTTAGATGAAGAGATTTGTGCAAAACAACTTGATATCTATCGAGATCTAGCAACGAAACAACCGTATGACCAACGAACACAGGTCACATCATTATCAGGCAAAGAAATCATTGAATATGGCTTAAAACTTAAACTGATCAAACGCGTTCAACATGTTTTAGGCGATATTATTGCTATTGAAGACAATCAAGCGGTATTGCTAACGTATTTCCGTAATAATATTTTACATGCTTTTGTCTTGCCTTCATTAGTTGCATCGTTAGTTGAGCATAACGGTAAAATTCATAAAACAGATCTAAGCAATGTCATTCGTACCTTATATCCATTCCTAAAAGCTGAATTGTTTATGAAATGGCAATCATCTGAGTTACAACAACAGATCGATGCCTATATTGATGCCCTATCCGAAATTGGCTTAATTTTCCAAGATCATGACAGCAATCTATTCAGCCCGACACCAAATAGTGAAGAACATCAGAAGCTTCTGACCTTGGCAATGCCAGTAAAACAAAGTTTGGAGCGTTATTACATGACGCTGGCACTCATTACTCAACGTGGTTCTGGCAATATCTCGACCAAACAAGTTGAAGAATTAAGTCATTTATTGGGTCAACGACTCTCTGTACTTTATGAGTTCAACTCACCTGAATTCTTCGATAAATCATTGTTCCAAAGTTTTATCAAAGTCTTAACTCAACAAAACTATATTCGTAATAATGAACAAGGTTTTATTGAATATGATGATAACTTTAGCGAAATGGCAGCCGGTGCTCAGCTTGTACTAGATGAAACAACCTTACAAATGCTGCAACATATCACCACATTTAGCGATGAAGAACTTGCTGCAGCTTTAGAAGCGATGGCATCACAACAAGCAAAACGACGCTTAAAACGAAAAAAAGCATAA
- a CDS encoding acyl-CoA thioesterase, with translation MNALTQELVELLTLERLEANIFRGNSRNLVGKRVFGGQVLGQALRAASYTTDRPAHSLHAYFLYGGDVNAPIIYEVDPLRDGKSFASRQVRAIQHGRIIFSAMVSFANPEDGLNYQHKEPEYPAPENLKSENELKESMLNFVPENVRASFMRERHVEIRPVQPVNPFQPQPEAPYYAHYIRTHGDIAKNIDEISLHQAIVAFYSDFTLMTTALRPHGLSWISPNLQCASIDHTIYFHRPLRADEWMLYEMEATVSASSRGLNFGRMWQNGQLVCSTVQEGLIRLREIETQ, from the coding sequence ATGAATGCGTTAACACAAGAACTCGTTGAGCTTTTAACGCTAGAAAGATTGGAAGCCAATATCTTTCGTGGCAATAGCCGTAACTTGGTAGGCAAACGTGTATTTGGTGGGCAAGTTTTAGGGCAAGCGTTAAGAGCAGCATCGTATACTACAGATCGCCCAGCGCATTCGTTGCACGCATATTTCCTTTATGGAGGAGATGTAAATGCACCCATTATTTATGAAGTGGACCCACTTCGAGATGGAAAAAGTTTTGCGAGTCGTCAAGTACGAGCAATTCAACATGGACGTATTATCTTTTCTGCGATGGTATCTTTTGCCAATCCAGAGGATGGATTGAATTATCAACATAAAGAGCCAGAATATCCTGCACCAGAAAACTTAAAATCTGAAAATGAATTAAAAGAAAGTATGCTCAACTTTGTGCCAGAGAATGTGCGAGCAAGTTTCATGCGCGAACGTCATGTTGAGATTCGCCCAGTTCAGCCTGTCAATCCTTTTCAGCCGCAGCCTGAAGCGCCATATTATGCACACTACATTCGTACACATGGTGATATTGCAAAAAATATAGATGAGATATCGTTACATCAGGCAATTGTCGCGTTTTATTCTGATTTTACATTGATGACGACAGCATTGCGTCCGCATGGTTTGTCTTGGATTTCTCCAAACCTTCAGTGTGCAAGTATTGATCACACGATTTATTTTCATCGCCCTTTGCGTGCAGATGAGTGGATGCTCTACGAAATGGAAGCAACCGTAAGTGCAAGTTCACGTGGACTTAATTTTGGTCGCATGTGGCAAAATGGTCAGTTGGTTTGTAGCACTGTCCAAGAAGGTTTGATTCGGCTCAGAGAAATTGAAACGCAATAA
- a CDS encoding dicarboxylate/amino acid:cation symporter, producing the protein MNLNTQILVAAILGVVFGFLLNTFPETAFVEHSLYGLGILSSIFIGLLKMLLIPLIFSSIVVGVSNLQAGGQFGRVWKITALCSITTTTLALILGIGCAHLFDVGKGVDIQLFQADMQSHQSPDTLTPSSFLTNFVQNTLINPFKAFSDGNVLAVVVFALFLGVALVQGGERFTLVRNSFQQFFEIMMMLVGWVMKLAPIGIFALLAKLIVTEDLSVLSRLAEFAAVVTGTTIFHGLVVLPLLLWIFGRMDPITFFRGARTALVTAFATSSSSATMPLSLKCAQENLGVRPQTAGFVIPLGTQLNMDGTALYEAAAALFIANLMGLELSITQQIIVCLVAIIASLGAPGIPSAGMVTMIMVLQSVGLPAEAIAILLPIDRLLDTVRTVVNVQGDMMISVVVDKHASESSS; encoded by the coding sequence ATGAATTTAAATACACAGATCTTAGTTGCCGCCATTTTAGGGGTTGTGTTTGGCTTTCTGTTAAATACTTTTCCTGAAACAGCATTTGTAGAGCATAGTCTTTATGGCTTAGGAATTTTAAGTAGCATTTTCATTGGTCTTTTGAAAATGCTATTGATTCCACTGATTTTTAGTTCAATTGTAGTGGGCGTATCTAATCTCCAAGCAGGCGGACAATTTGGTCGTGTTTGGAAGATCACAGCATTATGTTCCATTACGACGACCACACTAGCACTTATTTTAGGTATCGGCTGTGCTCATCTTTTTGATGTGGGAAAAGGAGTGGATATTCAGCTATTTCAGGCCGATATGCAAAGTCATCAAAGTCCTGATACTTTGACACCCTCGAGTTTCTTAACCAATTTTGTCCAAAATACCTTAATCAATCCATTCAAAGCATTTAGTGACGGTAATGTATTGGCTGTCGTGGTATTTGCATTGTTTTTAGGTGTGGCTTTGGTACAAGGAGGGGAGCGTTTCACGCTGGTCAGGAATAGTTTTCAGCAATTTTTTGAAATAATGATGATGCTGGTTGGATGGGTGATGAAACTTGCTCCGATTGGTATTTTTGCTTTGTTGGCGAAGCTGATTGTGACAGAGGATCTTTCGGTCTTGAGTCGTTTAGCTGAGTTTGCTGCGGTGGTGACTGGGACGACGATTTTTCATGGTCTTGTGGTATTACCACTTTTGCTATGGATTTTTGGACGCATGGATCCGATCACATTCTTTCGTGGGGCCAGAACGGCTTTAGTAACTGCTTTTGCCACGAGTTCTAGTTCGGCGACGATGCCATTAAGTCTAAAATGCGCGCAAGAAAATCTAGGTGTCCGACCACAAACTGCAGGCTTCGTGATCCCATTAGGGACACAGTTAAACATGGATGGAACTGCACTCTATGAGGCAGCTGCAGCTTTATTTATTGCAAATTTAATGGGATTGGAGTTATCCATTACACAACAAATTATTGTGTGTTTAGTGGCAATCATTGCATCTTTAGGGGCACCTGGAATTCCAAGTGCGGGTATGGTTACCATGATTATGGTGCTTCAATCTGTTGGGTTACCTGCAGAAGCAATTGCTATTTTATTACCGATTGATCGTTTATTAGATACAGTACGGACTGTAGTCAATGTTCAAGGGGATATGATGATTAGTGTTGTTGTGGACAAACATGCCTCCGAGTCTTCCTCATAA